Proteins encoded together in one Telopea speciosissima isolate NSW1024214 ecotype Mountain lineage chromosome 4, Tspe_v1, whole genome shotgun sequence window:
- the LOC122660114 gene encoding DNA-binding protein BIN4 isoform X1, with protein sequence MGSSRESSPDWVRSFQAPQTFTTLSSDSESPPDDDSPVRDDVSCHKEKPEHKTFQEKDHNQDMILIDSGGESPVSKAPKTKSTKSRAKTKKEQAVHDTTEFPEKDQKQDMILIDIGGESSVSKASKTKSPKARAEVENHEPPKKKKIGSKNQREGNGDEGEVADKEIVEKHIETHVSTSRLPLVLSEKVHRSKVLVECEGDSIDMSGDVGSVGRIVISDTPTGNQDMFFDLKGTIYKTTIVPSRTFCIVNFGQAEAKIEAVMNDFIQLKPQSNVYEAETMIEGTLDGFMFDSEEEADKMPKSNGHQTDQNNEGEEQTAGKTKGKVEKPLGVNRKKGKMAGKLPKKVKKKSQAPKKAKPSKK encoded by the exons GCACCTCAGACATTTACAACATTATCTTCAGACTCTGAGTCTCCTCCTGATGATGATAGCCCAGTGAGGGATGATGTTAGCTGTCACAAAGAGAAACCTGAGCATAAAACATTTCAGGAGAAAGATCATAATCAAGATATGATTCTTATTGACAGTGGAGGAGAGTCTCCTGTTAGTAAAGCTCCAAAAACAAAGTCTACAAAATCCCGAGCAAAAACGAAGAAAGAACAAGCTGTGCATGATACAACTGAATTTCCAGAAAAAGACCAGAAACAGGATATGATTCTTATTGACATTGGAGGAGAGTCTTCTGTTAGTAAAGCTTCAAAAACAAAGTCTCCAAAAGCCCGTGCAGAAGTAGAAAATCATGAAcctccaaagaaaaagaaaattggcagtaagaaccaaagagaag GAAATGGGGATGAAGGGGAAGTTGCGGACAAGGAAATAGTGGAGAAGCATATTGAAACTCAT GTCTCCACTTCAAGGTTGCCTTTGGTTTTGTCGGAGAAAGTCCATCGTTCAAAG GTTCTTGTTGAGTGTGAAGGAGATTCCATCGATATGAGTGGAGATGTTGGTTCTGTTGGTCGAATAGTGATTTCAGATACTCCAACTGGAAACCAAGACATGTTCTTTGATTTAAAAG GAACCATATACAAGACAACCATAGTTCCTTCCAGAACATTCTGCATC GTCAACTTTGGACAGGCTGAAGCAAAG ATAGAGgctgttatgaatgacttcatTCAGCTTAAACCTCAGTCTAACGTTTATGAGGCTGAGACAATGATTGAAG GAACTCTTGATGGATTCATGTTTGATTCCGAAGAGGAAGCAGACAAGATGCCTAAATCAAATGGTCATCAAACTGATCAGAACAATGAAGGGGAGGAACAAACCGCGGGGAAGACCAAGGGAAAAGTTGAGAAACCATTG GGAGTGAATAGGAAGAAGGGTAAAATGGCTGGAAAGTTGCCAAAGAAGGTAAAAAAGAAATCTCAAGCTCCAAAGAAAGCAAAACCTTCcaagaaatga
- the LOC122660114 gene encoding DNA-binding protein BIN4 isoform X2, with protein MGSSRESSPDWVRSFQAPQTFTTLSSDSESPPDDDSPVRDDVSCHKEKPEHKTFQEKDHNQDMILIDSGGESPVSKAPKTKSTKSRAKTKKEQAVHDTTEFPEKDQKQDMILIDIGGESSVSKASKTKSPKARAEVENHEPPKKKKIGSKNQREGEVADKEIVEKHIETHVSTSRLPLVLSEKVHRSKVLVECEGDSIDMSGDVGSVGRIVISDTPTGNQDMFFDLKGTIYKTTIVPSRTFCIVNFGQAEAKIEAVMNDFIQLKPQSNVYEAETMIEGTLDGFMFDSEEEADKMPKSNGHQTDQNNEGEEQTAGKTKGKVEKPLGVNRKKGKMAGKLPKKVKKKSQAPKKAKPSKK; from the exons GCACCTCAGACATTTACAACATTATCTTCAGACTCTGAGTCTCCTCCTGATGATGATAGCCCAGTGAGGGATGATGTTAGCTGTCACAAAGAGAAACCTGAGCATAAAACATTTCAGGAGAAAGATCATAATCAAGATATGATTCTTATTGACAGTGGAGGAGAGTCTCCTGTTAGTAAAGCTCCAAAAACAAAGTCTACAAAATCCCGAGCAAAAACGAAGAAAGAACAAGCTGTGCATGATACAACTGAATTTCCAGAAAAAGACCAGAAACAGGATATGATTCTTATTGACATTGGAGGAGAGTCTTCTGTTAGTAAAGCTTCAAAAACAAAGTCTCCAAAAGCCCGTGCAGAAGTAGAAAATCATGAAcctccaaagaaaaagaaaattggcagtaagaaccaaagagaag GGGAAGTTGCGGACAAGGAAATAGTGGAGAAGCATATTGAAACTCAT GTCTCCACTTCAAGGTTGCCTTTGGTTTTGTCGGAGAAAGTCCATCGTTCAAAG GTTCTTGTTGAGTGTGAAGGAGATTCCATCGATATGAGTGGAGATGTTGGTTCTGTTGGTCGAATAGTGATTTCAGATACTCCAACTGGAAACCAAGACATGTTCTTTGATTTAAAAG GAACCATATACAAGACAACCATAGTTCCTTCCAGAACATTCTGCATC GTCAACTTTGGACAGGCTGAAGCAAAG ATAGAGgctgttatgaatgacttcatTCAGCTTAAACCTCAGTCTAACGTTTATGAGGCTGAGACAATGATTGAAG GAACTCTTGATGGATTCATGTTTGATTCCGAAGAGGAAGCAGACAAGATGCCTAAATCAAATGGTCATCAAACTGATCAGAACAATGAAGGGGAGGAACAAACCGCGGGGAAGACCAAGGGAAAAGTTGAGAAACCATTG GGAGTGAATAGGAAGAAGGGTAAAATGGCTGGAAAGTTGCCAAAGAAGGTAAAAAAGAAATCTCAAGCTCCAAAGAAAGCAAAACCTTCcaagaaatga